A single genomic interval of Amycolatopsis albispora harbors:
- a CDS encoding RHS repeat-associated core domain-containing protein, protein MGNPLVAEVQDSTTAISGIPILESIDETSKAIQSGDWAAGVLGAAGTALDALGMAMDPFGSILAAGVGWLMEHVGPLSDALDALTGNPDEIKAHSETWKNVGTELSSISADLAKMIEEDTASWIGPAGDAYRTRGADTATLISGAQSAAEGASSGIGTAGEVVGAVRSLVRDIIAELVGHLISWALQVLFTLGIGLAWVVPQVVAAVAKTAAKIADLTKKLVDAIRKLSPLLKKLTDSFGEASQALKNIKGGKLDKPDTVRSGPDTTPSGAPPTPKPPPGQSNGGGGDTTPSGAKPDPTPSSSSPPPPPTPKSPDPTPAPPPPPAPKPPATTPSSSKPNTPRDRSVEAGNRNCKSDPVDVATGEVILEQTDLELPGLRLARVHVSSYRAGRWFGPSWASTVDQRLEVDAADICYVGADGVILVYPLPATGEPVLPVEGPRWPLSRHADGGFTITKPDGALHFGGSGPVRRLRALDGSGGERIELAYDDNGAPALLTHSSGVRVRFRSDGARLTELSVLGGDRTPDVVVLSYRYDERGRLSEVVNSSGLPTRFDYDADGRMTGWQDRNGVWYRYVYDTNGRCVRTVGDGAFLDGAFTYDRERLLTTHTDSLGHTTVFELNEAGQTIRETDPLGGVTSFEWDRYDRLLSRTDPLGRVTRYAYDGGDANPRQVVRADGSVVTLDHAGDVLTSVSVTDGNRVWRRFYEAGAAPDPTTGAVGIASAYRTDLAVEQPPRPDSADRDQFGRPRSVTEAGGGRVRLGWTVDGKRASRTGPRSERAMWRYDGESNEVEHIDELGQVTRREYGPFDSLTAVVDPTGARTEYAYDTELRLVSVTNPAGRVWTYRYDAAGRLSGQTDFDGRSWTYQHDAAGQLVRSTGPDGAVTEYHYDLLGNLAEIRTPAGATTYAYDPVGEVVRVASANSVVEFERDEYGRVVRESVDGLAVTFAYDADRRTIRRRTPSGAESEWSFDEEDRPVSLASAGHTVRYRLDEDGRAVARDVDGASVLEQSFGPGGRLTAQHLTAASLPVQRRGFEYRADGSLAGVHDEHAGPSRLTRDAAGRITALSTVHGQEELRYDPAGNLVPTGPQVEYDHLGRRVRQREGDRTWEYGWTGDLLTGLRTPDGHQWRYHYDPLGRRIAKQCVRPGGSVAESFRFVWDGTVLIEQEHVDATGARWITTWDRLPGSAAPVTQLERGPAGIRFHSVVTDALGTPTELVDERGHLAWRGRRTLWGRELPSPDARAAIPLRFPGQYADAESGLHYNVFRYYDPATARYLSQDPLGLEAGPNPTAYVTDPFAQFDALGLMDCSQTTPSGSGNGSPPPAKPPASHNAGNSGGSTPTPTPAPNKGKRKADGSGNPPPAKKPKTDELFKKRPPFNSATKKEHANQKADANHPAHGSGGDYDGRHIISWQTMRDSMRSWVDEKYPPGHPDRDAMVKKYGDELKAMNTKIENLPLGEGEINSSLGRVVDNFTVVEQRIDGTYTPSGKDRPDSPIAPSEAFDKSGGYSKEHRAEFANEIFKAADEIKDPAARKEFLDDVKFSSDFDWPGGDTAQHKEWKTIRNEFENLRQHPGDYTPAHVDDLISRFKGLDAPSGSHPGVAEWNSRPNKGTAGQG, encoded by the coding sequence GTGGGCAATCCGCTGGTAGCCGAAGTCCAGGACTCGACGACGGCCATTTCGGGCATTCCGATCCTGGAGTCGATCGACGAGACCAGCAAGGCGATCCAGAGCGGTGACTGGGCGGCCGGAGTGCTCGGCGCGGCCGGGACCGCGCTGGATGCCCTCGGCATGGCCATGGACCCGTTCGGGTCCATCCTGGCCGCCGGCGTCGGCTGGCTGATGGAGCACGTCGGCCCGTTGTCGGACGCGCTCGACGCGCTGACCGGCAATCCCGACGAGATCAAGGCGCATTCGGAGACGTGGAAGAACGTCGGCACCGAGCTGTCCTCGATCAGCGCCGACCTGGCCAAGATGATCGAGGAGGACACCGCGTCCTGGATCGGCCCGGCCGGGGACGCCTACCGCACCCGCGGCGCCGACACCGCCACGCTGATCAGCGGCGCCCAGTCCGCCGCCGAAGGCGCCTCCAGCGGCATCGGCACCGCGGGCGAGGTCGTCGGCGCGGTGCGGTCGCTGGTCCGCGACATCATCGCGGAGCTGGTCGGGCATCTGATCAGCTGGGCGCTCCAGGTGCTGTTCACCCTCGGCATCGGGCTGGCCTGGGTGGTCCCCCAGGTCGTCGCCGCCGTGGCCAAGACCGCCGCCAAGATCGCCGACCTGACCAAGAAGCTCGTTGACGCCATCCGCAAGCTCTCGCCGCTGCTGAAGAAGCTCACCGACTCCTTCGGTGAGGCGTCCCAAGCGCTCAAGAACATCAAGGGCGGCAAGCTGGACAAGCCCGACACCGTGCGCTCCGGCCCCGACACCACGCCCAGCGGCGCCCCGCCCACCCCGAAACCCCCGCCCGGCCAGAGCAACGGCGGCGGTGGTGACACCACCCCCAGCGGTGCCAAGCCCGACCCGACCCCGTCGAGCAGCAGCCCTCCCCCGCCACCCACGCCGAAGTCACCGGACCCCACTCCGGCACCACCACCGCCACCGGCCCCGAAGCCACCGGCCACCACGCCGAGCAGCAGCAAGCCGAACACCCCGCGCGACCGGTCCGTCGAGGCCGGGAACCGGAACTGCAAGTCCGACCCGGTCGATGTCGCCACCGGCGAGGTGATCCTCGAGCAGACCGACCTGGAGCTGCCCGGCCTGCGCCTGGCGCGCGTGCACGTGTCCTCCTACCGCGCCGGGCGCTGGTTCGGCCCGTCGTGGGCGTCCACAGTGGACCAGCGGCTGGAGGTCGACGCCGCGGACATCTGCTACGTCGGCGCGGACGGCGTCATCCTGGTCTACCCGCTGCCCGCCACCGGCGAGCCGGTGCTGCCGGTCGAGGGCCCGCGCTGGCCGCTGTCCCGGCACGCCGACGGCGGCTTCACCATCACCAAGCCGGACGGCGCACTGCACTTCGGCGGCAGCGGGCCGGTGCGGCGGCTGCGCGCGCTCGACGGTTCCGGCGGCGAGCGGATCGAACTGGCCTACGACGACAACGGCGCGCCCGCGCTGCTCACCCATTCCAGCGGCGTGCGTGTGCGGTTCCGCTCCGACGGCGCCCGCCTCACCGAGCTGAGCGTGCTCGGCGGCGACCGGACCCCGGACGTCGTCGTGCTGAGCTACCGCTACGACGAGCGCGGGCGACTGTCCGAAGTGGTCAATTCGTCCGGCCTGCCGACCCGCTTCGACTACGACGCCGACGGCCGGATGACCGGCTGGCAGGACCGCAACGGCGTCTGGTACCGCTACGTCTACGACACCAACGGCCGCTGCGTGCGCACCGTCGGCGACGGCGCCTTCCTCGACGGCGCGTTCACCTACGACCGCGAACGCCTGCTCACCACGCACACCGACTCGCTCGGCCACACCACGGTGTTCGAGCTGAACGAGGCCGGGCAGACCATTCGGGAGACCGACCCGCTCGGCGGCGTGACCAGCTTCGAATGGGATCGCTACGACCGCCTGCTCAGCCGCACCGATCCGCTCGGCCGCGTCACGCGCTACGCCTACGACGGCGGTGACGCGAACCCGCGGCAGGTCGTCCGCGCCGACGGCAGCGTGGTCACCCTCGACCACGCCGGTGACGTGCTGACCTCGGTCAGCGTGACCGACGGCAACCGGGTGTGGCGCCGGTTCTACGAAGCCGGGGCCGCGCCTGACCCCACAACCGGCGCGGTGGGCATCGCCAGCGCGTACCGGACGGATCTCGCCGTCGAACAGCCACCGCGGCCGGACTCGGCCGATCGTGACCAGTTCGGCAGGCCGCGGTCGGTGACCGAGGCCGGTGGCGGCCGGGTGCGGCTGGGCTGGACCGTCGACGGCAAGCGCGCCTCGCGCACCGGCCCGCGGTCGGAGCGCGCGATGTGGCGCTACGACGGGGAAAGCAACGAAGTCGAGCACATCGACGAACTCGGGCAGGTGACCCGGCGCGAGTACGGCCCGTTCGACTCGCTCACCGCGGTCGTCGATCCCACCGGCGCGCGCACGGAATACGCCTACGACACCGAACTGCGCCTGGTGTCGGTCACCAATCCGGCCGGCCGCGTCTGGACCTACCGCTACGACGCCGCGGGCAGGCTCTCCGGCCAGACCGACTTCGACGGCCGGAGCTGGACTTACCAGCACGATGCCGCCGGCCAGCTGGTGCGCTCCACCGGCCCGGACGGCGCCGTCACCGAATACCACTACGACCTGCTCGGCAACCTCGCCGAAATCCGCACCCCGGCCGGGGCCACCACCTACGCCTACGACCCGGTCGGCGAGGTCGTGCGGGTGGCGTCGGCGAATTCGGTGGTGGAGTTCGAGCGTGACGAGTACGGCCGTGTCGTCCGGGAGTCGGTGGACGGGCTGGCCGTCACCTTCGCCTACGACGCCGATCGCCGCACGATCCGGCGGCGGACCCCGTCCGGTGCCGAGAGCGAGTGGTCCTTCGACGAAGAGGATCGGCCGGTTTCGCTGGCCAGCGCCGGGCACACCGTGCGTTACCGGCTCGATGAGGACGGCCGCGCCGTGGCCCGCGACGTCGATGGCGCCAGCGTGCTGGAGCAGTCGTTCGGCCCCGGTGGCAGGCTGACCGCCCAGCACCTCACCGCCGCGTCCCTTCCGGTGCAGCGCCGTGGTTTCGAGTACCGGGCCGACGGCAGCCTGGCCGGGGTGCACGACGAGCACGCCGGTCCGTCGCGGCTGACCCGCGACGCCGCCGGCCGCATCACCGCACTGTCCACTGTGCACGGACAGGAGGAACTGCGGTACGACCCCGCGGGCAACCTCGTGCCCACCGGCCCGCAGGTCGAGTACGACCACCTCGGCCGCCGCGTCCGGCAGCGCGAAGGCGACCGGACCTGGGAGTACGGCTGGACCGGTGACCTGCTGACCGGGCTGCGCACCCCGGACGGCCACCAGTGGCGCTACCACTACGACCCACTGGGCAGGCGGATCGCGAAGCAGTGCGTGCGCCCCGGCGGCTCGGTCGCCGAGTCCTTCCGGTTCGTCTGGGACGGCACGGTGCTCATCGAGCAGGAGCACGTCGATGCCACGGGCGCGCGGTGGATCACCACCTGGGACCGCCTGCCCGGCAGCGCCGCACCGGTCACCCAGCTCGAACGCGGCCCGGCGGGCATCCGCTTCCACTCCGTGGTCACCGACGCGCTCGGCACGCCGACGGAACTGGTCGACGAGCGCGGGCACCTGGCCTGGCGCGGCCGCCGCACGCTGTGGGGCCGGGAACTGCCGTCACCGGACGCCCGCGCCGCCATCCCGCTGCGCTTCCCCGGTCAGTACGCCGACGCCGAATCGGGCCTGCACTACAACGTTTTCCGCTACTACGACCCGGCGACCGCGCGCTACCTCAGCCAGGACCCGCTGGGCCTGGAGGCCGGGCCGAACCCGACCGCCTACGTCACCGACCCGTTCGCCCAGTTCGACGCGCTGGGGCTGATGGACTGCTCCCAGACCACGCCGTCGGGCAGCGGAAACGGCAGCCCGCCACCGGCCAAACCGCCCGCATCGCACAACGCGGGCAACTCGGGCGGCAGCACGCCGACGCCCACCCCCGCGCCGAACAAGGGCAAGCGCAAGGCCGACGGCTCGGGGAATCCCCCGCCCGCCAAGAAGCCGAAAACGGACGAGCTGTTCAAGAAGCGCCCGCCGTTCAACAGCGCCACGAAGAAGGAGCACGCGAACCAGAAGGCCGACGCGAACCACCCGGCGCACGGCAGCGGTGGCGACTACGACGGCCGCCACATCATTTCGTGGCAGACCATGCGCGACAGCATGCGGTCCTGGGTGGACGAGAAGTACCCGCCGGGGCACCCGGACCGCGACGCGATGGTCAAGAAGTACGGCGACGAGCTCAAGGCGATGAACACCAAGATCGAGAACCTGCCGCTCGGCGAGGGCGAGATCAACTCCTCGCTCGGGCGCGTGGTGGACAACTTCACCGTGGTCGAGCAGCGGATCGACGGCACCTACACGCCGTCGGGCAAGGACCGGCCGGACTCGCCGATCGCGCCGAGCGAGGCGTTCGACAAGTCGGGCGGGTACTCCAAGGAGCACCGCGCCGAGTTCGCCAACGAGATCTTCAAGGCGGCGGACGAGATCAAGGACCCGGCCGCGCGCAAGGAGTTCCTCGACGATGTGAAGTTCTCCTCCGACTTCGACTGGCCCGGCGGGGACACCGCGCAGCACAAGGAATGGAAGACCATCCGCAACGAGTTCGAAAACCTCCGCCAGCACCCCGGCGACTACACCCCGGCCCACGTCGACGACCTGATCAGCCGGTTCAAGGGCCTCGACGCGCCGTCCGGGAGCCATCCCGGCGTGGCGGAGTGGAACTCGCGCCCCAACAAGGGCACGGCCGGTCAGGGCTGA
- a CDS encoding ESX secretion-associated protein EspG has product MNTPDFVLSAHEFDIVWGELDLGRLPYPLDVPSTGRTVEQRAQLAAEVYRELADRGLARGQRVDADLESLLFLLSEYDIAVDAIGHIGYPVRALAAARGNSAVLAVLAGGELWFKQIRPTALARSIVEVLPSADPGPGQAMSVPYQALAAAAEPQEDEDDPYGGDLDERVVLSRAGVSRNDAGALVELANNRKAGGQLGVTVGGRRSERVPTLVTWFDTHQGRYLMVREDSWLSIAPADNERIEQRVATVLAGAR; this is encoded by the coding sequence GTGAACACCCCCGACTTCGTGCTCTCCGCCCACGAATTCGACATCGTCTGGGGAGAGCTGGACCTGGGCAGGCTGCCCTATCCGCTGGACGTGCCGAGCACCGGGCGCACGGTCGAGCAGCGCGCGCAGCTGGCCGCCGAGGTCTACCGCGAGCTGGCCGACCGTGGCCTGGCGCGCGGCCAGCGGGTGGACGCCGACCTGGAGTCCCTGCTGTTCCTGCTCTCGGAGTACGACATCGCGGTGGACGCCATCGGGCACATCGGTTATCCGGTGCGCGCGCTGGCCGCCGCGCGCGGCAACAGCGCGGTGCTGGCCGTGCTCGCCGGTGGTGAGCTGTGGTTCAAGCAGATCCGGCCGACCGCGCTGGCCCGGTCCATCGTGGAGGTGCTGCCGTCGGCGGATCCCGGCCCGGGGCAGGCGATGTCGGTGCCGTACCAGGCGCTCGCCGCGGCGGCCGAGCCGCAGGAGGACGAGGACGACCCCTACGGCGGCGATCTCGACGAGCGGGTGGTGCTCAGCCGCGCCGGGGTGTCCAGGAACGACGCCGGGGCGCTGGTGGAGCTGGCGAACAACCGCAAGGCGGGTGGCCAGCTCGGGGTGACCGTGGGTGGCAGGCGCAGCGAGCGCGTGCCGACGCTGGTCACCTGGTTCGACACCCACCAGGGCCGGTACCTGATGGTGCGCGAGGACTCGTGGCTGAGCATCGCGCCCGCCGACAACGAACGCATCGAGCAGCGGGTGGCCACGGTGCTGGCCGGCGCGCGCTGA
- a CDS encoding WXG100 family type VII secretion target: protein MNDDNERDPADLALTQTQNWRSRSHRELYESVHLGNDPGQVGQLGEEWTGIGAEMSEHSRRMGERIQATESGWRGKGADSARESVMELVQWSGKAATTAEEVGRRIGEQGRIMENARSAMPEPVEFDWQAMVTNGFATGGLAGFAMAVQDVRAKSEEANSAHEQAVRVMSDMETASREVDSATPRFEPPVVKARAEMALLRPMSVGEPMSEVDNADAAGGGGGAAGGSGGPGAPGGEHETLRRTQQQGTPALEPFQTGTTTAGFTGPGGGPGGGGPGAPGMPNIPGVPNPAAANLPGGGTPGGGAPGMPPLPNLPGGGPGGAGFTPKSVPDSTRPQNAPGFTMPNMPGGGVPDTGPGPRMPGGTTPQSVPNIPMPNIPRGGGGPGSEDTIRQKTVQPPKMPDFTGPGGSNYTPGNPFGGPNPHNPNNPHAPRPGANPPQMPRFTPPSGPGGLSFGGGGGGGAGGFGPGSGGGGGAGGFGPGSGGPGGGGAGAAGYGPQGPGASTGSGPGGRMPAEGFGPRGAAGGPGGPAGMGAPMGGMGAAGAGRGQGDEDKERRSAAYIQGEEIFHVPGEDLPPPVIGARKKKPEQQ, encoded by the coding sequence GTGAACGACGACAACGAGCGCGATCCCGCCGACCTCGCGCTGACGCAGACGCAGAACTGGCGGTCGCGAAGCCACCGCGAACTCTACGAATCGGTGCACCTCGGCAACGACCCCGGTCAGGTCGGCCAGCTCGGCGAGGAGTGGACCGGCATCGGCGCGGAGATGAGCGAGCACTCGCGCCGGATGGGCGAGCGCATCCAGGCCACCGAAAGCGGCTGGCGCGGCAAGGGTGCCGACTCCGCGCGCGAGTCGGTGATGGAGCTGGTGCAGTGGTCGGGCAAGGCGGCGACCACCGCCGAGGAGGTCGGCCGCCGGATCGGCGAGCAGGGCCGGATCATGGAGAACGCCAGGTCCGCGATGCCCGAGCCGGTCGAGTTCGACTGGCAGGCGATGGTCACCAACGGGTTCGCCACCGGCGGGCTGGCCGGGTTCGCGATGGCCGTGCAGGACGTGCGTGCCAAGAGCGAGGAAGCCAACTCCGCGCACGAGCAGGCGGTGCGCGTGATGTCCGACATGGAGACCGCCTCGCGTGAGGTCGACAGCGCCACCCCGCGGTTCGAGCCGCCGGTGGTGAAGGCACGCGCGGAAATGGCTTTGCTGCGCCCGATGAGCGTCGGCGAGCCGATGTCCGAAGTCGACAACGCCGACGCGGCCGGTGGGGGCGGCGGCGCGGCCGGTGGCTCGGGCGGTCCCGGCGCACCCGGTGGCGAGCACGAGACGCTGCGGCGCACCCAGCAGCAGGGCACGCCCGCGCTCGAACCGTTCCAGACCGGCACCACCACCGCGGGCTTCACCGGGCCGGGCGGCGGTCCCGGCGGTGGCGGTCCCGGCGCACCGGGCATGCCGAACATTCCGGGCGTGCCGAACCCGGCCGCGGCGAACCTCCCTGGCGGAGGCACGCCCGGTGGTGGCGCCCCGGGCATGCCGCCGCTGCCGAACCTGCCGGGTGGCGGGCCCGGCGGTGCTGGTTTCACGCCGAAGTCCGTGCCGGACAGCACCCGCCCGCAGAACGCGCCCGGCTTCACCATGCCGAACATGCCGGGTGGCGGGGTGCCGGACACCGGCCCCGGACCGCGCATGCCCGGTGGCACCACACCGCAGAGCGTGCCCAACATCCCGATGCCGAACATCCCGCGTGGTGGTGGCGGCCCCGGCAGCGAGGACACGATCCGGCAGAAGACCGTGCAGCCGCCGAAGATGCCTGACTTCACCGGGCCGGGCGGCTCGAACTACACCCCGGGGAACCCGTTCGGCGGGCCAAATCCCCACAACCCGAACAATCCCCACGCGCCCCGGCCGGGCGCCAACCCGCCGCAGATGCCGCGCTTCACCCCGCCGTCCGGTCCCGGCGGCCTCAGCTTCGGCGGTGGTGGTGGCGGCGGCGCCGGTGGCTTCGGCCCGGGCAGCGGCGGCGGTGGCGGGGCCGGTGGCTTCGGTCCCGGCAGCGGTGGCCCGGGCGGCGGTGGTGCCGGCGCGGCCGGGTACGGCCCGCAGGGTCCCGGCGCGTCGACCGGCTCCGGCCCCGGCGGCCGGATGCCCGCGGAGGGCTTCGGCCCGCGTGGTGCCGCGGGTGGTCCCGGCGGCCCGGCGGGCATGGGTGCGCCGATGGGCGGCATGGGCGCCGCCGGCGCCGGCCGTGGCCAGGGCGACGAGGACAAGGAGCGGCGCTCCGCCGCGTACATCCAGGGCGAGGAGATCTTCCACGTGCCTGGTGAGGACCTGCCGCCGCCGGTGATCGGCGCGCGCAAGAAGAAGCCGGAGCAGCAGTGA
- a CDS encoding YbaB/EbfC family nucleoid-associated protein, with protein sequence MTNGLGALGRDPSQVEADIDRWAQGFAEKAQRYQAAQARVEQIRTTASSQDGTVRVTVRADGSVTDLQFSDRIRQIAPAELSAMVLRTMQAAQAQVVGQVGETMQATLGDEDQETRSLMMDELRTRFPEPDPEAEAEAAAVSEKWDYDDSEDTPPPAPPAPPAPPAPPAAGPTRRPRRPDDGDEDIDPDFDPLRD encoded by the coding sequence ATGACCAACGGACTGGGCGCACTCGGCCGGGACCCGTCGCAGGTGGAAGCCGACATCGACCGCTGGGCGCAGGGGTTCGCCGAGAAGGCGCAGCGCTACCAGGCCGCGCAGGCGCGGGTCGAGCAGATCCGCACCACCGCGAGCAGCCAGGACGGCACCGTGCGGGTGACCGTGCGTGCCGACGGCAGCGTCACCGACCTGCAGTTCAGCGACCGCATCCGGCAGATCGCGCCCGCCGAGCTGTCGGCGATGGTGCTGCGCACCATGCAGGCCGCGCAGGCGCAGGTGGTCGGCCAGGTCGGCGAGACGATGCAGGCCACCCTCGGTGACGAGGACCAGGAGACCCGCTCGCTGATGATGGACGAGCTGCGGACGCGGTTCCCCGAGCCCGACCCCGAAGCCGAGGCCGAAGCGGCCGCGGTCTCGGAGAAGTGGGACTACGACGACAGCGAAGACACCCCGCCACCCGCGCCACCCGCGCCCCCGGCACCGCCCGCGCCTCCAGCGGCCGGGCCGACCCGACGTCCGCGCCGCCCCGACGACGGTGACGAAGACATCGATCCCGACTTCGATCCGCTGCGCGACTGA